The following proteins are co-located in the Gossypium hirsutum isolate 1008001.06 chromosome A02, Gossypium_hirsutum_v2.1, whole genome shotgun sequence genome:
- the LOC107951146 gene encoding dirigent protein 22 — MPKTLSKLLSSTFFFLSTLLFFSIKLASAKPHGFSNSLSPKHLGLKRQKLSHLHFYFHDVVSGRNPTAIRVASAALTNKSEAGFGTVVMVDDPLTATPDRNSKLVGKAQGIYASAAQDVVGLLMVMNLAFVEGKYNGSALSLLGRNTVFSTVREMPIVGGSGLFRFSRGYAQAKTHTFNIKTGDAVVEYNVYVLHY, encoded by the coding sequence ATGCCTAAAACCTTGTCAAAGCTACTCTCCTCCACTTTCTTTTTTCTATCTACTCTGCTCTTCTTCTCCATTAAACTTGCCTCTGCAAAACCCCATGGCTTCTCAAACAGTTTGTCTCCCAAACACTTGGGCCTCAAACGACAGAAACTCAGTCATCTTCACTTCTACTTCCACGACGTCGTCAGCGGACGAAATCCCACTGCTATCCGGGTCGCCAGTGCAGCCTTGACGAACAAATCCGAGGCTGGTTTCGGCACTGTCGTGATGGTTGATGACCCTTTGACGGCTACACCCGACCGGAACTCCAAGCTTGTGGGAAAAGCGCAAGGGATTTACGCATCCGCAGCGCAAGACGTTGTTGGTTTGTTAATGGTAATGAACTTGGCTTTCGTGGAAGGCAAGTATAACGGTAGTGCCCTTAGTCTTTTGGGGCGGAACACGGTGTTCTCGACGGTGAGGGAGATGCCTATCGTCGGCGGTAGCGGCCTTTTCCGATTTTCCCGTGGATATGCTCAGGCGAAGACTCATACATTCAATATTAAAACTGGGGATGCAGTTGTGGAGTACAACGTCTATGTCCTTCATTATTGA
- the LOC107951147 gene encoding probable bifunctional methylthioribulose-1-phosphate dehydratase/enolase-phosphatase E1 produces MEPEDMYVLSGDGAIISSPSPKPYPHKPSKCSDCASLFMKAYHMRNAGAVIHSHGMESCLATMINPHLKEFRVTHMEMIKGIKGHGYYDELVIPIIENTAYENELTDSFAKAIEAYPKTTAVLVRNHGIYGWGDSWISAKTQVHIWLSILVFWILWRLN; encoded by the exons ATGGAACCGGAGGACATGTATGTATTATCAGGAGATGGGGCTATCATATCTTCACCTTCTCCAAAGCCATACCCTCATAAGCCTTCTAAATGCTCTGATTGTGCTTCGCTTTTCATGAAG GCATATCATATGCGTAATGCTGGGGCTGTTATCCACAGTCACGGAATGGAATCCTGTCTTGCAACAATGATCAATCCACATTTGAAAGAGTTTCGT GTCACTCATATGGAAATGATAAAAGGAATCAAAGGACATGGTTACTACGATGAACTTGTGATCCCAATTATCGAGAACACGGCTTATGAAAACGAGCTCACTGATTCTTTTGCTAAAGCT ATTGAAGCCTATCCTAAAACAACTGCTGTGCTTGTCCGCAATCATGGCATATATGGATGGGGAGACTCATGGATTAGTGCTAAAACTCAG GTGCATATTTGGCTTTCTATTCTAGTGTTTTGGATTCTCTGGCGGTTGAATTGA
- the LOC107951148 gene encoding protein CANDIDATE G-PROTEIN COUPLED RECEPTOR 7, producing the protein MAIYPCCLSFLLVSLFVSFCYAEIRLTEIRHDDRPIIPFDEFGFTHTGRLELNVSNIALSNQNPDLDMSKVGFFLCTRDAWMQVLLQIEDGYINCPLNSDFVKLVFEFKQLKGKSNSFNTVYQENTADQYTLVFANCLSHVKVSMDVRSAMYNLDGKEKHRDYLSAGKTILPRVYFIFALVYFTLAGIWIYVLYLKRLTVFRIHLFMLAVIILKAVNLLCEAEDKSYIKRTGSAHGWDVLFYIFSFLKGVMLFTLIVLIGTGWSFLKPYLQDKEKNVLMIVIPLQVVANVAQIVIDETGPFGHDWMVWKQVFLLVDVVCCCAVLFPIVWSIKNLREAAKTDGKAAVNLMKLTLFRQYYIVVICYIYFTRVVVYALVTITSYKYLWTSMVAGEVATLAFYVFTGYKFKPEPHNPYFVIDDEEEEAAAEQLKLEDEFEL; encoded by the coding sequence ATGGCGATTTATCCATGTTGTTTATCTTTCCTTTTGGTCTCCCTTTTCGTTTCATTTTGTTACGCTGAGATCCGCTTAACAGAGATCCGCCACGATGACCGTCCTATAATCCCTTTCGACGAGTTCGGCTTCACCCACACCGGTCGCCTCGAGCTCAATGTCTCCAACATTGCGCTCTCGAACCAGAACCCGGATCTCGACATGTCTAAGGTCGGGTTCTTTCTCTGCACGCGGGACGCTTGGATGCAAGTGTTATTACAAATCGAAGACGGGTATATCAACTGCCCTCTCAATTCCGATTTCGTTAAACTCGTCTTCGAATTCAAACAGCTTAAAGGGAAATCTAATAGTTTCAACACCGTTTACCAAGAGAACACCGCCGATCAATACACGCTCGTCTTCGCTAACTGTTTGAGTCATGTCAAAGTATCAATGGATGTCCGATCGGCGATGTACAATCTCGACGGAAAGGAAAAACATCGTGATTATCTCTCCGCCGGGAAAACTATTCTCCCTAGGGTTTACTTCATTTTCGCCCTCGTTTATTTCACATTGGCAGGGATTTGGATTTACGTGCTTTATTTAAAACGACTCACCGTTTTTAGAATCCATTTATTTATGTTGGCTGTGATTATTTTAAAAGCGGTTAATCTGCTATGTGAAGCAGAGGATAAATCGTATATTAAACGAACCGGAAGCGCTCATGGTTGGGATGTTTTGTTTTACATATTCAGTTTCTTGAAAGGAGTAATGCTTTTTACGTTAATCGTTTTGATTGGTACTGGGTGGTCGTTTTTGAAACCTTACTTGCAGGACAAGGAAAAGAATGTGTTGATGATTGTGATTCCACTTCAGGTTGTAGCTAATGTTGCCCAGATTGTTATCGATGAGACCGGACCTTTCGGTCACGATTGGATGGTGTGGAAACAGGTGTTTTTGCTCGTTGACGTTGTTTGTTGTTGCGCGGTATTGTTCCCGATTGTTTGGTCGATTAAGAACTTGCGAGAGGCAGCTAAGACGGATGGCAAAGCTGCGGTGAATTTGATGAAGTTGACACTGTTTAGGCAATATTACATTGTGGTTATCTGCTATATTTACTTTACTCGAGTTGTGGTCTATGCTTTGGTGACGATtacatcatataaatatctttgGACCAGTATGGTGGCCGGGGAAGTGGCCACTCTCGCATTTTATGTGTTTACTGGGTATAAATTCAAACCAGAGCCACATAACCCGTATTTTGTTATTGATGATGAGGAGGAAGAGGCTGCTGCAGAACAGTTGAAGCTAGAAGATGAGTTTGAACTGTGA
- the LOC107951149 gene encoding uncharacterized protein At5g39865 isoform X1 gives MGCVSSNLLNRDDEFTQLGSSAFGNHIVSLTSTTYGLLTLDPPSHSTTTPPSPQPSFTSGSTFSESKSLWSEPRPVPTRPEVINSWELMSGLDADSFRFSPIPNKENSNPNVGKNGSVSTPPVSRSSLLDKFQADSFRFPITVLPEKENADPNLKKNGAVAKTPFSPLHKYDSGSDAISKPSPLDKFENICPPNGENRVVIYTTTLRGIRKTFEDCNAVRSAIESYGVVICERDISMDRGFKEELRELMEATNQTTPPQVFIQGRYIGGAEQVMKIVDEGWFGDLINGLPKKKAGEVCDGCGDVKFLPCFRCNGSCKMAAAAEEGRRTVVVRCTDCNENAIRNKSVSKFSICRQSEELVEHI, from the exons ATGGGTTGCGTTTCATCTAATTTACTGAACCGGGACGACGAGTTTACTCAACTCGGTAGCTCAGCATTTGGTAACCACATCGTCTCCCTCACTTCCACTACGTATGGGCTGCTCACTCTTGATCCGCCATCGCATTCCACTACTACGCCGCCCTCTCCACAGCCATCTTTCACCTCCGGGTCCACCTTCAGTGAGTCCAAATCTCTCTGGTCGGAGCCTAGACCCGTCCCTACCCGACCCGAAGTCATTAACTCTTGGGAGCTCATGTCCGGTCTCGATGCCGACAGCTTCCGTTTCTCCCCGATTCCAAACAAGGAAAACTCAAACCCTAATGTTGGCAAAAACGGCAGCGTTTCGACACCGCCGGTTTCCCGATCTTCCCTGCTGGATAAATTCCAGGCTGACAGCTTCCGTTTCCCAATCACGGTGTTACCCGAAAAGGAAAACGCCGatcctaatttaaaaaaaaacggcGCCGTCGCGAAAACTCCTTTTTCACCGCTACACAAATACGATTCTGGAAGCGACGCCATTTCGAAACCATCGCCGCTGGACAAGTTTGAGAATATATGCCCACCGAACGGAGAAAACAGAGTGGTGATTTATACGACGACGTTAAGGGGTATCCGTAAGACGTTTGAAGACTGCAATGCGGTTAGATCAGCGATTGAGAGTTACGGGGTTGTTATATGCGAACGGGACATTTCGATGGATCGAGGGTTCAAAGAAGAGTTACGGGAATTGATGGAAGCGACGAACCAAACGACGCCGCCTCAGGTTTTTATTCAGGGAAGGTACATTGGGGGAGCCGAACAAGTGATGAAGATTGTGGACGAAGGTTGGTTTGGGGATTTAATTAATGGGCTGCCGAAGAAAAAAGCAGGGGAGGTTTGTGATGGCTGTGGAGATGTGAAGTTCTTGCCGTGTTTTCGTTGCAACGGTAGCTGTAAGATGGCGGCGGCGGCGGAGGAGGGTAGGAGGACGGTGGTGGTCAGGTGTACGGACTGCAATGAGAACG CTATCAGAAATAAGAGTGTGTCGAAATTCTCTATATGCAGACAAAGTGAAGAGCTTGTTGAACATATTTAA
- the LOC107951149 gene encoding uncharacterized protein At5g39865 isoform X2: MGCVSSNLLNRDDEFTQLGSSAFGNHIVSLTSTTYGLLTLDPPSHSTTTPPSPQPSFTSGSTFSESKSLWSEPRPVPTRPEVINSWELMSGLDADSFRFSPIPNKENSNPNVGKNGSVSTPPVSRSSLLDKFQADSFRFPITVLPEKENADPNLKKNGAVAKTPFSPLHKYDSGSDAISKPSPLDKFENICPPNGENRVVIYTTTLRGIRKTFEDCNAVRSAIESYGVVICERDISMDRGFKEELRELMEATNQTTPPQVFIQGRYIGGAEQVMKIVDEGWFGDLINGLPKKKAGEVCDGCGDVKFLPCFRCNGSCKMAAAAEEGRRTVVVRCTDCNENGLVLCPLCS, encoded by the coding sequence ATGGGTTGCGTTTCATCTAATTTACTGAACCGGGACGACGAGTTTACTCAACTCGGTAGCTCAGCATTTGGTAACCACATCGTCTCCCTCACTTCCACTACGTATGGGCTGCTCACTCTTGATCCGCCATCGCATTCCACTACTACGCCGCCCTCTCCACAGCCATCTTTCACCTCCGGGTCCACCTTCAGTGAGTCCAAATCTCTCTGGTCGGAGCCTAGACCCGTCCCTACCCGACCCGAAGTCATTAACTCTTGGGAGCTCATGTCCGGTCTCGATGCCGACAGCTTCCGTTTCTCCCCGATTCCAAACAAGGAAAACTCAAACCCTAATGTTGGCAAAAACGGCAGCGTTTCGACACCGCCGGTTTCCCGATCTTCCCTGCTGGATAAATTCCAGGCTGACAGCTTCCGTTTCCCAATCACGGTGTTACCCGAAAAGGAAAACGCCGatcctaatttaaaaaaaaacggcGCCGTCGCGAAAACTCCTTTTTCACCGCTACACAAATACGATTCTGGAAGCGACGCCATTTCGAAACCATCGCCGCTGGACAAGTTTGAGAATATATGCCCACCGAACGGAGAAAACAGAGTGGTGATTTATACGACGACGTTAAGGGGTATCCGTAAGACGTTTGAAGACTGCAATGCGGTTAGATCAGCGATTGAGAGTTACGGGGTTGTTATATGCGAACGGGACATTTCGATGGATCGAGGGTTCAAAGAAGAGTTACGGGAATTGATGGAAGCGACGAACCAAACGACGCCGCCTCAGGTTTTTATTCAGGGAAGGTACATTGGGGGAGCCGAACAAGTGATGAAGATTGTGGACGAAGGTTGGTTTGGGGATTTAATTAATGGGCTGCCGAAGAAAAAAGCAGGGGAGGTTTGTGATGGCTGTGGAGATGTGAAGTTCTTGCCGTGTTTTCGTTGCAACGGTAGCTGTAAGATGGCGGCGGCGGCGGAGGAGGGTAGGAGGACGGTGGTGGTCAGGTGTACGGACTGCAATGAGAACGGTCTGGTCCTTTGCCCCCTTTGTAGCTGA